The genomic interval AAGAATGGAGGCGCTTACTAATCAGGTTGGGTAAGCCTCTAGAAAGCTTGTAATGGAAATGCACTGTAAGCTGAAGCTTGTAGAGACACCCTGTAGGTGCTTGCCGGTGTGCACTGCCATGACTGAATTACAACAGGACAAGGAGACATAACAGTGAGTAACAAGTGGCAGTAAGAGACAAAAcaggcttcttttttttaaaattcacttTGATATTTCCTGTGAGATTGTCACGGTGGTGCAGCAGCCCTGCGTCACACCTAAAAGGACTTTTTCCACGACTTGCACAGGATCTTCTGGAAGGCCCGTCTGAAGTCCCGGTTGAAGATGGTGTAGATGGCAGGGTTGAGGGAGCTGTTACAGTAGCCAATCCAGAAGAAGAATTTAAAGAGCGGGTCGGGGATCTTACAGGAGTCCCTGCACACTCCGTACAGGCTATAGCTAAAGAAAAAGGGGAAccagcacacaacaaacacccCCATGACCACAGCCAGGACAAATGTAAACCTCTTTTCCCTGGCCTGGGAGACCTTTTTCCTGGCTAAGGAGCTCCGGCGGCGTTTCCTCCTGGAGGCAAAGAGGTCCATGGATTTGTTACTGACTCTGGAGATGCGAGTAGAGTGTTTGGAGAGGGAGCTTTTCTTTTGGCTGGCCCTCTTGGCTCTCTGGGAGTCCTGTTGCTGGGCTTTGTGACCTTTGCCCTCTGAGGAGGAGCTCTCCTCCATGTCAGCATCCTCAGTCTGTTGCCCGATGGTGACAGTGCGATGGCTGGGCGTAGTTGGGCACTGACAGTGACCATTCTCCTTCTCACCATGGAAAGGGGAGGTGGCTTTGCTCAGTCCATTCTCAGTTTGTGTGACACCATCTGGCCTGGGGTTTTTTCCCGACATGCTTCTGGTTCTGGTTTTGGCCACTTGGTATATTCTGATATACACCAGGATCATGATTAAGCACGGAGCGAAGAAGGACGCgatgctggaggagaggatgtACCAAGTGTCATCATTCAGCTCGCACTGAGGCTGAGAGCTGATATCGCTGTTGCTGTCTATAGATATGAGAGGTGGAGATGAGATGAAAGCAGATATAAGCCACACGATTAAGATGATGCACTTGACGCGTTTAGGAGTCCGCTTCAGGTTGTACTCTACAGCCTGCGTAACGGACCAGTACCGGTCCAGGCTTATTGCGCACAGATGAACAATGGACGAAGTGCAGAACAGAACATCCAAAGCCAGATAAATACCGCACCAAACTTTTCCAAAATACCAGTAGCCCATAAGTTCATTCGCCAGAGAAAATGGCATCACCAAAGTGGCGACCAGGATGTCCGCGGTGGCCAGAGACACCAGAAAAAGGTTCTGCGGCGCTTTCAGCGCCCTGCTCGTCAACACCGCAATGACCACCAGAATATTTCCAACAACGGTAAAGAGAATAAGAAAACTCACGAGGGCAGCAATGCTGGCTATAGCTGCTAAAGAATATCCACTGTCCAGACTCCAGGACGAATTCAGGTGGATCACCGTGAACGTGTCCATTCCGCTGGCGTTAAACGCATCCATCCCGACTGTGCGCGCT from Chaetodon auriga isolate fChaAug3 chromosome 24, fChaAug3.hap1, whole genome shotgun sequence carries:
- the LOC143316682 gene encoding alpha-2 adrenergic receptor yields the protein MPRFNQSGLYKARTVGMDAFNASGMDTFTVIHLNSSWSLDSGYSLAAIASIAALVSFLILFTVVGNILVVIAVLTSRALKAPQNLFLVSLATADILVATLVMPFSLANELMGYWYFGKVWCGIYLALDVLFCTSSIVHLCAISLDRYWSVTQAVEYNLKRTPKRVKCIILIVWLISAFISSPPLISIDSNSDISSQPQCELNDDTWYILSSSIASFFAPCLIMILVYIRIYQVAKTRTRSMSGKNPRPDGVTQTENGLSKATSPFHGEKENGHCQCPTTPSHRTVTIGQQTEDADMEESSSSEGKGHKAQQQDSQRAKRASQKKSSLSKHSTRISRVSNKSMDLFASRRKRRRSSLARKKVSQAREKRFTFVLAVVMGVFVVCWFPFFFSYSLYGVCRDSCKIPDPLFKFFFWIGYCNSSLNPAIYTIFNRDFRRAFQKILCKSWKKSF